A region of Micromonospora chokoriensis DNA encodes the following proteins:
- a CDS encoding RICIN domain-containing protein produces the protein MIADLSTRTRRLLSLLVALVVALTAGVAVGATRNAQAAPTFKVLAFYNGTWDDAHIDFVKDARAWFPQAAAQHGFSWEATNNWGLLNTANLAQYKVIMFLDDAPPAAQRAAFQQYVQNGGGWLGFHVSAFTTNPSSWSWYYNTFLGTGSFQTNTWGPTRVTMRADNRTHAATRNLPATFPSSISEWYSWSNDLRQNPNIDILASVDPSSFPVGTDPNQSWYGGYYPLVWSNRQYKMLYANFGHNAMNYSTKTGLSSTFDSPQQNQLLIDGLHWLAGVSSTPPTTPPPSDGISPTAWHTVVNRGNGKCVDARAAASANGTAVQQYACNSSAAQQYQFVPTSGGFLRVNNRNNSAQVLDVTDRSTADSAPIQLWSYSGGNNQQWRAEAEGNGYYRLVNRSSGKCLDVPGASTADSVQLIQYTCNGTAAQSFRLVAVS, from the coding sequence GTGATCGCAGACCTCTCCACCCGTACCAGACGACTCCTGTCGTTGCTCGTCGCCCTGGTCGTCGCGCTGACCGCCGGCGTCGCGGTCGGCGCGACGCGCAACGCGCAGGCCGCGCCGACGTTCAAGGTGCTGGCCTTCTACAACGGCACCTGGGACGACGCGCACATCGACTTCGTCAAGGACGCCCGGGCCTGGTTCCCGCAGGCCGCCGCCCAGCACGGCTTCTCCTGGGAGGCCACCAACAACTGGGGCCTGCTGAACACGGCGAACCTGGCCCAGTACAAGGTCATCATGTTCCTGGACGACGCGCCGCCCGCCGCACAGCGGGCCGCGTTCCAGCAGTACGTGCAGAACGGCGGGGGCTGGCTGGGCTTCCACGTCAGCGCGTTCACGACCAACCCGTCGAGCTGGAGCTGGTACTACAACACCTTCCTCGGCACCGGCTCGTTCCAGACGAACACCTGGGGGCCGACCCGGGTCACGATGCGGGCCGACAACCGCACCCACGCCGCGACCCGCAACCTGCCGGCGACGTTCCCCTCGTCAATCAGCGAGTGGTACTCCTGGAGCAACGACCTGCGGCAGAACCCCAACATCGACATCCTCGCGTCGGTCGACCCGTCCAGCTTCCCGGTCGGCACCGACCCCAACCAGTCCTGGTACGGCGGCTACTACCCGCTCGTGTGGAGCAACCGGCAGTACAAGATGCTGTACGCGAACTTCGGCCACAACGCGATGAACTACAGCACCAAGACGGGGCTGTCGTCCACCTTCGACAGCCCACAGCAGAACCAACTGCTGATCGACGGCCTGCACTGGCTCGCCGGCGTCAGCAGCACGCCCCCGACGACGCCCCCGCCGTCCGACGGCATCTCGCCGACCGCCTGGCACACCGTCGTCAACCGGGGCAACGGCAAGTGCGTGGACGCCCGGGCCGCCGCCAGCGCGAACGGCACCGCCGTCCAGCAGTACGCCTGCAACAGCAGCGCCGCCCAGCAGTACCAGTTCGTGCCGACCAGCGGCGGCTTCCTGCGGGTCAACAATCGCAACAACAGCGCCCAGGTGCTCGACGTGACCGACCGGTCGACGGCCGACTCGGCGCCGATCCAGCTCTGGTCCTACAGCGGCGGCAACAACCAGCAGTGGCGGGCCGAGGCCGAGGGCAACGGCTACTACCGCCTGGTCAACCGCAGCAGCGGCAAGTGCCTGGACGTGCCGGGAGCGTCCACCGCGGACAGCGTCCAGCTCATCCAGTACACCTGCAACGGCACCGCCGCGCAGTCGTTCCGTCTGGTGGCCGTGTCATAA
- a CDS encoding RtcB family protein, producing MGFTPLAGTRAPVRVWTDPYAIEAQAAKQLRNIGALPWVQGVAVMPDVHFGKGATVGSVIAMRQAVSPAAVGVDIGCGMSAVRTSLTAADLPDDLGGLRSAIEATIPVGFAQRQDQVDTRRVRGLEQAGWDDFWGRFAGLDRRVAQLETRARRQLGTLGGGNHFIEVCLEQGGADEGRVWLMLHSGSRNIGKELAERHMAVARGLPHNADLPDRDLAVFLAGTPEMDAYRRDLWWAQEYARRNRAVMLALLCGVVREHFPQVSYDEPISCHHNYVSEESYDGVDVLVTRKGAIRAGRGDLGIIPGSMGTGSYIVRGRGNPDAYCSASHGAGRRMSRAQAKRTFSTDDLAAQTAGVECRKDAGVVDEIPGAYKDITEVMAQQEDLVEVVAHLKQVVCVKG from the coding sequence ATGGGATTCACCCCTCTCGCCGGCACCCGGGCTCCGGTCCGGGTCTGGACCGACCCGTACGCCATCGAGGCGCAGGCCGCCAAGCAGCTGCGCAACATCGGCGCGCTGCCCTGGGTGCAGGGTGTCGCTGTCATGCCCGACGTGCACTTCGGCAAGGGCGCGACGGTCGGCTCGGTCATCGCGATGCGGCAGGCCGTCTCGCCGGCCGCCGTCGGCGTCGACATCGGCTGCGGGATGTCGGCGGTACGCACCTCGCTGACCGCCGCCGACCTCCCGGACGACCTCGGCGGGCTGCGCTCGGCGATCGAGGCCACCATTCCGGTCGGCTTCGCCCAGCGGCAGGACCAGGTCGACACGCGTCGGGTCCGTGGTCTGGAGCAGGCCGGCTGGGACGACTTCTGGGGCCGGTTCGCCGGCCTGGACCGGCGGGTGGCGCAGCTGGAGACGCGGGCGCGGCGGCAGCTCGGCACCCTCGGTGGCGGCAACCACTTCATCGAGGTCTGCCTGGAGCAGGGCGGGGCCGACGAGGGTCGCGTCTGGCTGATGCTGCACTCCGGGTCCCGCAACATCGGCAAGGAACTGGCCGAGCGGCACATGGCCGTGGCCCGGGGGCTGCCGCACAACGCCGACCTGCCCGACCGGGACCTCGCGGTGTTCCTCGCCGGCACGCCGGAGATGGACGCGTACCGGCGGGACCTGTGGTGGGCGCAGGAGTACGCGCGGCGCAACCGGGCCGTCATGCTGGCCCTGCTCTGCGGCGTGGTGCGCGAGCACTTCCCGCAGGTCTCCTACGACGAGCCGATCAGCTGCCACCACAACTACGTCTCCGAGGAGAGCTACGACGGGGTGGACGTGCTGGTCACCCGCAAGGGCGCGATCCGGGCCGGCCGGGGTGACCTGGGCATCATCCCCGGGTCGATGGGCACCGGGTCGTACATCGTGCGGGGCCGGGGCAACCCGGACGCGTACTGCTCGGCCTCGCACGGGGCCGGGCGGCGGATGTCGCGGGCGCAGGCCAAGCGCACGTTCAGCACCGACGACCTGGCCGCGCAGACCGCCGGGGTGGAGTGCCGCAAGGACGCCGGGGTGGTCGACGAGATCCCCGGCGCGTACAAGGACATCACCGAGGTGATGGCTCAGCAGGAGGACCTGGTCGAGGTGGTCGCCCACCTCAAGCAGGTGGTCTGCGTGAAGGGTTGA
- a CDS encoding TetR/AcrR family transcriptional regulator, translated as MLGGQQVGTSAGVPAARVPRCTDTDLFAVVIALLREVGYDRLTIDAVAARAHVSKATIYRRWDGKAELVVAALRDRQVGVHNPPDTGSLRGDLIELLRATVAICAADCDLMQALTFAMRTNPELERLVRHQVLPAGRVASTAILVRAAARGEIPPEAGERELFHDLAPALTMSRIVAHGLPADDAFLTQVVDQVLIPVLRYQHDRPSQA; from the coding sequence ATGCTGGGTGGTCAGCAGGTGGGCACGAGCGCCGGGGTACCGGCGGCTCGTGTTCCGCGTTGCACCGACACCGACCTGTTCGCCGTGGTCATCGCCCTGCTGCGCGAGGTCGGCTACGACCGGCTGACGATCGACGCCGTCGCCGCTCGCGCCCACGTCAGCAAGGCCACCATCTACCGCCGCTGGGACGGCAAGGCCGAACTGGTCGTCGCCGCCCTGCGCGACCGGCAGGTAGGTGTGCACAACCCGCCCGACACCGGCTCGCTGCGCGGCGACCTGATCGAGCTGCTGCGGGCCACCGTCGCGATCTGCGCGGCCGACTGCGACCTCATGCAGGCGTTGACCTTCGCCATGCGGACCAACCCCGAGCTGGAACGTCTGGTGCGCCACCAGGTGCTACCGGCCGGGCGGGTGGCCAGCACCGCCATCCTGGTCCGCGCCGCCGCCCGGGGGGAGATCCCGCCGGAGGCCGGCGAACGGGAGTTGTTCCACGATCTGGCGCCCGCGCTCACCATGTCCCGCATCGTCGCGCACGGCCTACCCGCCGACGACGCGTTCCTCACCCAGGTCGTCGACCAGGTGCTGATCCCGGTACTCCGCTACCAGCACGACCGCCCGTCCCAGGCCTGA
- a CDS encoding sensor histidine kinase, translated as MAGRAVPPGRLRRRLTVAFILVAGVSAGLLAGGTGLLLRQSWWDASLREAAADARYQLVLAGQFLPLTDQRSADLLTSFEASGRHVVLVDGPARASHPAYAPELGTGLRAAVAGGQLGYQRSAPAVRPRLLVVGGRIPGSTAELYVLTVEDDVATDLGQLRTALVAGWVLVVLLAAGIGHTLARRTLEPVGRASRAARALTEGLLATRLPVRGRDEFSVWAATFNEMAEALESKIGALSAAQARERRFTADVAHELRTPVTSLVAAASLLREHLDRLPDDARPAARLLVDDVVRLRRLVEDLMEISRLDAGREQLEVGPVDVSALLHGIVAARGWSDRVLVGGEAGTLRTDRRRLERVLANLVANAVEHGGGEIRAIAVRAGPLVVFEVTDQGPGIPAEHLSLVFDRFHQVDRSRSAPGSGLGLAIAREHAALLGGVLTVRSGPGSGACFRLELPADGAT; from the coding sequence ATGGCCGGACGCGCGGTGCCCCCGGGCCGCCTGCGACGCCGGCTGACCGTCGCGTTCATCCTGGTCGCTGGGGTCTCGGCCGGGCTGCTCGCCGGCGGGACCGGGCTGTTGCTGCGGCAGTCCTGGTGGGACGCGTCGCTGCGGGAGGCCGCCGCCGACGCCCGCTACCAACTCGTCCTGGCCGGGCAGTTCCTCCCCCTGACCGACCAGCGCAGCGCCGACCTGCTCACCAGCTTCGAGGCCAGCGGCCGGCACGTCGTGCTCGTCGACGGCCCGGCCCGCGCCTCGCACCCCGCGTACGCCCCGGAGCTGGGCACCGGGTTGCGGGCCGCGGTCGCGGGCGGGCAGCTCGGCTACCAGCGCTCCGCCCCGGCGGTGCGCCCCCGGCTGCTCGTCGTCGGTGGGCGCATCCCGGGCTCGACCGCCGAGTTGTACGTCCTCACCGTGGAGGACGACGTCGCCACCGACCTGGGTCAACTGCGTACCGCCCTGGTGGCGGGCTGGGTGCTCGTGGTGCTGCTCGCCGCCGGGATCGGTCACACGTTGGCGCGGCGCACGTTGGAGCCGGTGGGCCGGGCCAGCCGGGCGGCCCGAGCGCTCACCGAGGGCCTGCTCGCCACCCGCCTGCCGGTACGCGGGCGCGACGAGTTCAGCGTCTGGGCGGCGACGTTCAACGAGATGGCCGAGGCGCTGGAGTCGAAGATCGGGGCACTGTCGGCCGCGCAGGCCCGCGAGCGGCGGTTCACCGCCGACGTCGCGCACGAGCTGCGTACCCCGGTGACCTCGTTGGTGGCCGCGGCGTCGCTGCTGCGTGAGCACCTCGACCGGTTGCCCGACGACGCCCGGCCAGCCGCGCGGCTGTTGGTCGACGACGTGGTCCGGCTTCGCCGGCTGGTCGAGGACCTGATGGAGATCTCCCGACTGGACGCCGGCCGGGAGCAGCTGGAGGTCGGGCCGGTCGACGTGTCGGCGCTGCTGCACGGGATCGTCGCCGCGCGCGGCTGGTCGGACCGGGTGCTGGTCGGCGGGGAGGCCGGCACACTGCGCACCGACCGGCGTCGGCTGGAACGGGTGCTGGCCAACCTGGTCGCCAACGCCGTCGAGCACGGCGGCGGGGAGATCCGGGCCATCGCCGTCCGGGCGGGCCCGCTGGTCGTCTTCGAGGTCACCGACCAGGGGCCGGGCATCCCGGCGGAGCACCTGTCCCTGGTGTTCGACCGTTTCCACCAGGTCGACAGGTCCCGCTCGGCGCCGGGCAGCGGGCTCGGGTTGGCCATCGCGCGGGAGCACGCCGCGCTGCTCGGTGGGGTGTTGACCGTCCGCAGTGGGCCTGGGTCCGGTGCCTGTTTCCGGCTGGAGCTGCCGGCGGACGGTGCGACGTGA
- a CDS encoding maleylpyruvate isomerase family mycothiol-dependent enzyme — MSTPADQVITALRAGHEELAALVRDLKEDDLLRPSGASEWQVSQVLSHLGSGAEINLAALDAARTGAPAPDGDFNRGVWARWDAMSPAEHAAGFLAANERLVEAYEALDAQTRASLRIDLGFLPEPVDVATAGRFRLSEFALHQWDAEVAFNRFAAVTPGAVALLLDQVGGMLAWTSRPQELAGREATLLLRLHAPERTYGLRLGETVEIVDAPEQPDGELVAPAEAWLRLAVGRLGAAYTPDGVRVTGPVTLDDLRRVFAGF, encoded by the coding sequence ATGTCCACCCCAGCCGACCAGGTCATCACCGCTCTGCGCGCGGGCCACGAGGAGCTCGCCGCGCTCGTACGCGACCTCAAGGAAGACGACCTGCTCCGCCCCTCGGGGGCCAGCGAGTGGCAGGTTTCCCAGGTGCTGAGCCACCTGGGCAGCGGCGCCGAGATCAACCTGGCGGCGCTGGACGCCGCCCGCACCGGCGCGCCCGCCCCGGACGGCGACTTCAACCGTGGCGTCTGGGCCCGCTGGGACGCGATGTCCCCGGCCGAGCACGCCGCCGGGTTCCTCGCCGCCAACGAGCGGCTGGTCGAGGCGTACGAGGCGTTGGACGCCCAGACGCGCGCCTCGCTGCGGATCGACCTCGGCTTCCTCCCGGAGCCGGTCGACGTGGCCACCGCGGGCCGTTTCCGGCTCAGCGAGTTCGCGCTGCACCAGTGGGACGCCGAGGTGGCGTTCAACAGGTTCGCCGCGGTGACGCCGGGCGCGGTGGCGCTGCTGCTCGACCAGGTCGGCGGGATGCTCGCCTGGACCAGCCGACCGCAGGAGCTGGCCGGTCGGGAGGCCACACTGCTGCTGCGCCTGCACGCGCCGGAGCGCACGTACGGGCTGCGGCTCGGCGAGACGGTCGAGATCGTCGACGCGCCGGAGCAGCCCGACGGCGAGCTGGTTGCGCCCGCCGAGGCGTGGTTGCGGCTGGCGGTCGGCCGGCTCGGTGCCGCGTACACCCCGGACGGGGTGCGGGTGACCGGCCCGGTGACCCTGGACGACCTGCGCCGGGTCTTCGCCGGTTTCTGA
- a CDS encoding Gmad2 immunoglobulin-like domain-containing protein, which produces MNRRGVAGATLVAVLLVGGCGSPRSGALGPAPTAAPSGTAPVVVTPSGASERPEPIPPTATPRSSSTSPSSPTSGPAGGTVTVELWFVRAGQLVPTRRSRPATVATSRLALTELARGPTPAEAAGGLRTLVPADVEVTRITDGTAILRAPSGDSATRRLREAQVVWTLTQFPTVRRVRLNGAAPVERADYAELLPPIVVTGPTAGERVTTPLVVTGTADVFEATVSVRVLDSAGREVATGFGTASCGGGCRGGYRVLVGWRTTREQKGTIEVYEVSAHDGSRINTTSVPVLLAPGG; this is translated from the coding sequence GTGAACCGGCGCGGTGTCGCCGGGGCGACGCTCGTCGCCGTACTGCTCGTCGGCGGGTGTGGCAGCCCGCGCTCGGGAGCGCTCGGCCCGGCGCCCACGGCAGCGCCGTCCGGCACCGCCCCGGTGGTCGTCACGCCGTCCGGCGCCTCCGAGCGCCCCGAGCCGATCCCACCGACGGCGACACCGAGGTCGTCCTCGACCAGCCCGTCGTCGCCGACGAGCGGTCCCGCCGGGGGCACCGTGACAGTGGAGTTGTGGTTCGTCCGCGCCGGGCAGCTCGTGCCGACCAGGCGGTCCCGGCCAGCCACCGTGGCCACGTCCCGGCTGGCGCTGACCGAGCTGGCCCGGGGTCCGACACCGGCCGAGGCCGCCGGCGGGCTGCGCACCCTCGTCCCGGCCGACGTCGAGGTCACCCGGATCACCGACGGCACGGCGATCCTGCGCGCCCCGTCCGGTGACAGTGCGACGCGGCGACTCCGCGAGGCCCAGGTGGTGTGGACACTCACCCAGTTCCCCACCGTGCGCCGGGTCCGCCTGAACGGGGCGGCCCCGGTCGAGCGGGCGGACTACGCGGAGCTGCTGCCGCCGATCGTGGTCACCGGGCCGACCGCCGGCGAACGCGTCACCACGCCACTCGTCGTCACCGGGACCGCCGACGTGTTCGAGGCCACGGTGAGCGTCCGGGTGTTGGACTCCGCCGGCCGGGAGGTGGCCACCGGCTTCGGCACGGCCAGCTGCGGCGGCGGCTGTCGGGGCGGCTACCGGGTGCTGGTCGGCTGGCGCACGACCCGGGAGCAGAAGGGCACGATCGAGGTGTACGAGGTGTCCGCGCACGACGGCTCACGGATCAACACGACGAGTGTGCCGGTGCTCCTCGCACCGGGCGGTTGA
- a CDS encoding response regulator transcription factor, producing MEGRVLVVEDDASIREVTVLGLRRAGFRVEGAVDGRHALAAWRARPVDLIVLDIMLPVLDGLEVCREIRRTSQVPILMLTARTDTIDVVVGLECGADDYLRKPFDLPELVARVRSVLRRVSAPVPSTLIEVGDLEIDPGGFVVRRRGREVPLTTTEFRLLLELARRPGQVFTRDLLLHLVWNHDFLGDSRLVDVAVQRLRAKVEQDPARPRLIQTVRGAGYKLSTG from the coding sequence ATGGAGGGCCGCGTGCTGGTGGTCGAGGACGACGCCTCCATCCGGGAGGTCACCGTCCTCGGGCTGCGCCGCGCCGGCTTCCGGGTCGAGGGCGCCGTCGACGGACGACACGCCCTGGCGGCCTGGCGGGCCCGTCCCGTCGACCTGATCGTGCTCGACATCATGCTGCCCGTTCTGGACGGCCTGGAGGTCTGCCGGGAGATCCGGCGGACCAGTCAGGTGCCGATCCTCATGCTGACCGCGCGCACCGACACCATCGACGTGGTGGTCGGGTTGGAGTGCGGCGCCGACGACTACCTCCGTAAGCCCTTCGACCTGCCCGAACTGGTGGCCCGGGTCCGGTCGGTGCTACGTCGGGTGAGCGCGCCGGTCCCGTCGACGCTCATCGAGGTCGGCGACCTGGAGATCGACCCCGGTGGCTTCGTGGTCCGCCGGCGCGGCCGGGAGGTGCCGCTGACCACCACCGAGTTCCGCCTGTTGCTGGAGCTGGCCCGTCGACCCGGCCAGGTCTTCACCCGGGATCTGCTGCTGCACCTGGTCTGGAACCACGACTTCCTGGGCGACTCCCGGCTCGTCGACGTGGCAGTGCAACGGCTACGCGCCAAGGTCGAGCAGGACCCGGCCCGGCCACGGCTGATCCAGACCGTGCGCGGCGCCGGCTACAAGTTGTCGACGGGCTGA
- a CDS encoding MFS transporter, with amino-acid sequence MSGTTSTAPGAPGAGTSTGAPHPRRWIALAVIAVSQLMVVLDATIVNIALPKAQADLGISDANRQWVVTAYTLAFGGLLLLGGRIADYWGRKRTFLVGMTGFALASALGGLATTGGMLFAARALQGAFGALLAPAALALLTVLFTEATERAKAFAVYGAIAGGGSAVGLLLGGVLTEYADWRWCLLVNIPVAAIAIAFAIPLVPESRAHGNTRYDVPGAIVVTAGLVSLVYGFTKAAEDGWDATATLAFIAAGVALLAAFVVIEMRSSHPLLPLRIILDRNRGGAFLTSTLIGAGLFGAFLFLTFYFQVVLQYKPLEAGLASLPVTAGVLIAAGGASQLMPRLGAKPLMVAGSALAAVGMLVLTQIDVDTSFLTHLLPAQVILGLGLGFTFVPLSSLALVGVPEHDAGAASATLNATQQIGGSLGTALLNTLYTSAVATYLVGRAPSPVNQVEALVQGYSVAFAWGAVLIVLAGLATVFLVKVRKEDIPTGTAVHMG; translated from the coding sequence ATGTCCGGAACCACCTCGACCGCCCCCGGCGCGCCCGGCGCCGGGACGTCGACAGGCGCGCCGCACCCGCGGCGCTGGATCGCGTTGGCGGTCATCGCGGTCTCGCAGCTGATGGTCGTCCTGGACGCCACCATCGTGAACATCGCGCTGCCGAAGGCCCAGGCCGACCTGGGCATCAGCGACGCGAACCGGCAGTGGGTCGTCACCGCCTACACGCTGGCGTTCGGCGGTCTGCTGCTGCTCGGCGGCCGGATCGCCGACTACTGGGGGCGCAAGCGCACCTTCCTGGTCGGTATGACCGGTTTCGCGCTCGCCTCTGCGCTGGGCGGCCTCGCCACCACGGGCGGCATGCTCTTCGCGGCCCGCGCACTGCAGGGCGCGTTCGGCGCACTGCTCGCCCCGGCCGCGCTGGCACTGCTCACCGTCCTCTTCACCGAGGCCACCGAGCGGGCCAAGGCCTTCGCGGTGTACGGCGCGATCGCCGGCGGTGGGTCGGCGGTCGGTCTGCTGCTCGGCGGGGTGCTCACCGAGTACGCCGACTGGCGCTGGTGCCTGCTGGTCAACATCCCGGTCGCCGCCATCGCCATCGCCTTCGCGATCCCGCTGGTGCCGGAGAGCCGGGCGCACGGCAACACCCGCTACGACGTACCCGGCGCGATCGTGGTCACCGCCGGCCTGGTCTCCCTGGTCTACGGCTTCACCAAGGCCGCCGAGGACGGCTGGGACGCCACCGCGACGCTCGCCTTCATCGCCGCGGGCGTGGCGCTGCTCGCCGCCTTCGTGGTCATCGAGATGCGCTCCAGCCACCCGCTGCTGCCGCTGCGCATCATCCTGGACCGCAACCGGGGCGGGGCGTTCCTCACCTCGACGCTGATCGGCGCCGGCCTGTTCGGGGCGTTCCTCTTCCTGACCTTCTACTTCCAGGTGGTGCTGCAGTACAAGCCCCTGGAGGCCGGTCTGGCGTCGCTGCCGGTCACCGCCGGTGTGCTGATCGCCGCCGGTGGCGCGAGCCAGCTGATGCCCCGACTGGGTGCCAAGCCCCTGATGGTCGCCGGCTCGGCGCTCGCCGCCGTGGGCATGCTGGTGCTGACCCAGATCGACGTGGACACGTCGTTCCTCACCCACCTGCTGCCCGCCCAGGTCATCCTGGGTCTGGGGCTGGGCTTCACCTTCGTCCCGCTGTCCAGCCTGGCCCTGGTCGGGGTGCCGGAGCACGACGCCGGCGCGGCCAGCGCGACGCTCAACGCCACCCAGCAGATCGGTGGTTCGCTGGGTACCGCGCTGCTGAACACCCTCTACACCAGCGCGGTCGCCACCTACCTCGTCGGTCGGGCACCGAGCCCGGTCAACCAGGTCGAGGCGCTGGTGCAGGGCTACAGCGTGGCGTTCGCCTGGGGCGCGGTGCTGATCGTGCTCGCCGGTCTGGCCACGGTGTTCCTGGTGAAGGTGCGCAAGGAGGACATCCCGACCGGCACCGCTGTGCACATGGGCTGA
- a CDS encoding glycosyltransferase, with the protein MTASVTRGRVLFAAAVVLAAAAAWTARHVLAVIGALDGGGHRFTFAYAAMFLLLIWQLGSSYLEKPAVVTDRMQGHLDALHVVGIVPAYNEDPAALRACLESMIFQTRRPDTIYVVDDGSKLTEGYQPIKRWFLDVAPVHGIIAAWHIQPNAGKRHAQAAAVRSTPAADVYWTVDSDTISDPNALRELLKPFADPAVQSVAGVVMAANVRSSFLTRFTDLWLVTGQLTDRSSLSVFGCVWVNSGPIAAYRAEVVRDNLGAYLTETFFGRRVPFSDDSLLTLFAMVRGRTVQQPSAFAFSLMPENAGHFCRMFLRWMRGSFIRTWWRVRYLSLLSIAWWLHLLRWAATVVATVLFVAVAILSPIIDPDPRAIPWLVAVPLIVGYGQALRYMTVRRSDQSTAYQWGTWLLTPVAVVFALVVLRAIRWYGIATCWRTGWGTRTKVEVALSS; encoded by the coding sequence GTGACCGCGAGCGTCACCAGGGGTCGTGTCCTGTTCGCCGCGGCGGTCGTCCTGGCCGCCGCGGCGGCGTGGACCGCCCGTCACGTCCTCGCCGTGATCGGCGCCCTCGACGGAGGCGGCCACCGCTTCACCTTCGCGTACGCCGCCATGTTCCTGCTGCTGATCTGGCAGCTCGGCTCCTCCTACCTGGAGAAGCCGGCCGTGGTCACCGACCGGATGCAGGGGCACCTCGACGCTCTGCACGTGGTGGGCATCGTGCCGGCGTACAACGAGGATCCGGCCGCGCTGCGCGCCTGCCTCGAATCCATGATCTTCCAGACCCGCAGACCGGACACCATCTACGTGGTGGACGACGGGTCGAAGCTGACCGAGGGGTACCAGCCGATCAAGCGGTGGTTCCTCGACGTCGCTCCCGTGCACGGCATCATCGCCGCCTGGCACATCCAGCCCAATGCCGGGAAACGGCACGCCCAGGCCGCCGCCGTGCGGTCGACCCCGGCAGCCGACGTCTACTGGACGGTGGACTCGGACACCATCTCGGACCCGAACGCCCTCCGGGAGTTGTTGAAGCCCTTCGCCGATCCGGCGGTGCAGTCCGTCGCGGGGGTGGTGATGGCAGCGAACGTCCGCAGCAGCTTCCTCACCCGGTTCACCGACCTGTGGCTGGTGACCGGGCAGCTCACCGACAGGTCGTCGCTGTCGGTGTTCGGGTGCGTGTGGGTGAACTCGGGCCCGATCGCCGCCTACCGGGCGGAGGTCGTTCGCGACAACCTCGGGGCGTACCTGACGGAGACGTTCTTCGGCCGGCGGGTGCCCTTCTCCGACGACTCCCTGCTCACCCTCTTCGCGATGGTGCGGGGTCGTACCGTGCAGCAGCCGTCGGCGTTCGCGTTCTCCCTCATGCCGGAGAACGCCGGGCACTTCTGCCGGATGTTCCTCCGCTGGATGCGCGGCAGCTTCATCAGAACCTGGTGGCGGGTCCGGTACCTGTCGTTGCTCTCCATCGCGTGGTGGCTGCACCTGCTGCGCTGGGCGGCGACGGTGGTGGCGACCGTGCTGTTCGTGGCGGTGGCGATCCTGTCGCCGATCATCGACCCCGACCCGCGGGCGATTCCGTGGCTGGTGGCCGTGCCGTTGATCGTCGGGTACGGGCAGGCGCTGCGCTACATGACGGTCCGGCGCTCGGACCAGTCGACGGCCTACCAGTGGGGCACCTGGCTCCTCACGCCGGTCGCGGTGGTGTTCGCCCTGGTCGTGCTCAGGGCGATCCGCTGGTACGGCATCGCCACCTGCTGGCGCACCGGCTGGGGCACCCGCACGAAGGTGGAAGTGGCGCTCAGCTCCTGA